In Pseudomonas sp. ADAK18, a single window of DNA contains:
- a CDS encoding SDR family NAD(P)-dependent oxidoreductase: MSAELKGRVAIVTGAGAGLGRAHAHFLAHQGARVIVNDVGVAAQIVADEINAKGGDAIAFLGSVTDEAKIAEMVSLTVERWGSIDILICNAGILRDRSFSKMTLDDFKTVLDVHLMGSVVCTKAVWDVMRKQNYGRIVFTTSSSGLYGNFGQANYGAAKMALVGLMQTLALEGVKNNILVNCLAPTALTSMTDGLLGPQAKRVLKPEAVSAVLLSLVHNNAPTKTIVCAGGGNVARAYITLTPGVYVGNSEDAADGVIANWAEIGDRENQFVPESGLEQSQQELIAAFRPRIV; encoded by the coding sequence ATGAGTGCAGAGTTGAAAGGTCGCGTTGCTATCGTTACTGGCGCTGGAGCAGGTTTGGGCCGTGCTCATGCCCATTTCTTGGCTCATCAGGGCGCTCGGGTCATTGTAAATGATGTGGGAGTTGCGGCTCAAATAGTTGCCGATGAAATTAACGCGAAAGGTGGCGACGCTATCGCTTTCTTAGGCTCGGTCACCGATGAGGCGAAGATCGCCGAGATGGTTTCACTCACGGTGGAACGATGGGGCAGCATTGATATTTTAATTTGCAATGCGGGCATTTTGCGTGACCGTTCGTTTTCAAAAATGACGTTGGATGACTTCAAGACTGTTCTTGATGTTCATTTAATGGGAAGTGTTGTTTGTACAAAAGCGGTATGGGATGTGATGCGTAAGCAGAACTATGGACGCATCGTATTTACAACGTCGTCTTCCGGACTGTACGGGAACTTTGGTCAAGCCAATTATGGTGCAGCGAAAATGGCGCTGGTGGGTTTGATGCAAACTCTGGCCCTGGAGGGTGTAAAGAACAATATTCTAGTCAACTGTCTCGCTCCTACCGCTTTGACATCAATGACCGACGGCCTTCTAGGTCCGCAAGCAAAGCGCGTGCTCAAGCCGGAGGCGGTCAGCGCCGTTCTTCTCTCTCTCGTACACAATAATGCGCCTACTAAAACAATCGTATGTGCGGGTGGAGGCAATGTCGCCCGCGCCTATATAACACTGACACCGGGTGTTTACGTAGGTAACTCCGAAGACGCAGCTGATGGGGTAATCGCCAATTGGGCCGAGATCGGTGATCGCGAAAACCAGTTCGTCCCGGAGTCAGGTTTAGAGCAGTCGCAGCAAGAGCTAATTGCGGCATTCCGCCCAAGAATTGTGTGA
- a CDS encoding LysR family transcriptional regulator — protein MTSDKQDGFVIFATVGDVESISGAARALGLPKATVSRAVSNLESVFKVKLIERTARKSQLTEAGKIMYARCCRIREEIADVGSEIAAYRGEPMGTLRVGCPSDLARIILTPYLHNFLERYPDIDLRINVGERLMPEATSLDVVLHSGWLSDSRLVARKMTEIQTILVASKQYASSKGMPVSPEELSEHAVIGNYYLDVDSTNPGRLPAYVPKLELIRGDKKYVLPTWKRFASTDHHQILELVKNGQVIAPLPIASMIGGILSGDFVHILPDYRISSCPALYALYTDRVSMVPKLQVFLGFVEDVIADQKKRAGRVIEHYLKQRT, from the coding sequence ATGACTTCAGATAAGCAAGATGGATTTGTAATTTTTGCAACGGTCGGTGATGTCGAGTCAATTTCAGGTGCCGCGAGGGCTTTGGGGCTGCCCAAGGCTACCGTTAGTCGTGCAGTTTCGAATCTAGAATCAGTTTTTAAAGTTAAGCTGATTGAAAGAACGGCTCGCAAAAGCCAATTAACTGAAGCGGGAAAGATAATGTATGCTCGATGCTGCAGGATACGTGAAGAGATCGCTGATGTAGGTTCTGAAATTGCCGCCTATCGCGGTGAACCCATGGGAACTCTTAGAGTCGGTTGTCCGAGTGATCTCGCTCGGATCATATTAACGCCCTATCTACATAACTTTCTGGAGAGGTATCCTGATATCGATCTTCGTATAAATGTGGGGGAGCGGTTAATGCCGGAAGCAACATCCCTTGATGTTGTGCTGCACTCGGGATGGTTGTCCGATTCGCGTTTAGTTGCACGAAAAATGACAGAGATACAAACTATACTGGTGGCCAGCAAGCAGTATGCTTCGAGCAAGGGCATGCCGGTTTCACCAGAAGAATTGTCTGAACACGCGGTAATAGGTAATTACTATCTAGACGTTGATTCAACTAATCCTGGGCGGTTACCCGCCTATGTGCCTAAGCTTGAACTCATTCGGGGTGATAAGAAATATGTATTGCCAACATGGAAAAGGTTTGCATCAACAGACCACCATCAAATTTTGGAGTTGGTAAAAAACGGACAAGTTATTGCACCATTGCCAATAGCGTCAATGATAGGCGGTATTCTTAGTGGTGATTTTGTCCATATCTTGCCTGATTACAGGATCTCAAGCTGTCCAGCGCTCTATGCGCTATACACTGATCGGGTTTCAATGGTGCCAAAGTTGCAAGTTTTTCTAGGGTTTGTTGAGGATGTAATTGCCGACCAAAAAAAACGCGCTGGTCGAGTAATCGAACATTATTTAAAGCAGCGCACTTGA
- a CDS encoding class I adenylate-forming enzyme family protein translates to MTTMNISSRAFVRLSELIELHASKCPSKKAIISGQEEIDYEQLHDTVLKIASALEQAKIARGSVIAVVSNTNVSSLLVFLGVVTAGCVVAPIAPSGSAEQIEAMIGDCAAPLVFIDSFSKNRLSLKGAQVVELELLEDWINTWPENLDYVAPNVKSSDAFNIIYSSGTTGVPKGIVQTHGMRWRQIAGYAIAEFCDAVTLVATPLYSNTTLVSLLPTLAYGGTVVLMEKFDARTFLKEAERTCATHTMLVPIQYQRIMNLTDFGNFNLDSFRFKSCTSAPFSAELKRDVVSRWPGVLMEIYGMTEGGGACLLFANEFPEKLHTVGRPAPGHDIRVIDENGKECAKGVVGEVVGRSNIMMQGYHGRADITEAALWTDSHGDIFIRHGDLGRFDEDGFLTLHGRSKDMIISGGFNIYPPDIESIIRQHPAVEDCAVIGVPSDVWGETPFAFFVLKNTVIDSLSLIEWVNAKVGKTQRLSGGEVIDELPISPIGKVLKRALRERYTARVISSKGV, encoded by the coding sequence ATGACCACTATGAATATTTCATCTCGCGCGTTTGTTCGGTTGTCCGAATTGATTGAATTGCACGCAAGTAAGTGTCCGTCCAAAAAAGCAATCATTTCGGGGCAGGAAGAAATTGACTATGAACAATTACATGACACCGTACTGAAAATCGCATCCGCTCTTGAGCAGGCTAAAATAGCCCGCGGAAGCGTTATTGCAGTAGTCTCAAATACAAATGTTTCGTCGCTACTGGTTTTTTTGGGCGTCGTGACTGCGGGTTGTGTTGTAGCTCCGATCGCGCCGTCAGGTAGTGCTGAGCAGATCGAAGCAATGATTGGCGATTGTGCTGCACCTCTTGTCTTTATCGACTCATTTTCGAAAAATAGACTTTCCTTAAAGGGGGCGCAAGTCGTTGAGTTGGAATTGCTGGAAGATTGGATTAATACCTGGCCCGAAAATTTGGATTATGTAGCGCCAAACGTTAAATCCAGTGATGCTTTTAATATAATTTATTCATCGGGCACCACGGGTGTTCCCAAAGGAATCGTTCAAACCCACGGTATGCGCTGGCGCCAAATTGCAGGTTACGCCATTGCAGAGTTTTGCGACGCGGTGACGTTGGTCGCTACACCTTTGTATTCAAATACAACCCTTGTTAGCTTGCTACCGACCCTGGCGTACGGTGGTACGGTAGTGCTCATGGAAAAGTTTGACGCAAGGACGTTTCTAAAAGAGGCCGAGCGAACGTGTGCAACGCATACGATGCTAGTGCCCATCCAATACCAAAGAATCATGAACTTAACTGACTTTGGTAACTTCAATCTCGACAGTTTCCGTTTCAAGTCCTGCACGAGTGCACCTTTTTCGGCAGAGCTAAAAAGAGATGTTGTCAGTCGCTGGCCTGGCGTCCTGATGGAAATTTATGGCATGACCGAGGGCGGCGGCGCCTGTCTTCTATTTGCTAATGAGTTTCCGGAGAAGCTTCATACGGTCGGACGGCCAGCGCCTGGACATGATATCCGTGTTATCGACGAGAATGGAAAAGAGTGCGCGAAGGGAGTGGTTGGAGAGGTCGTTGGCCGATCTAATATTATGATGCAAGGTTATCACGGTCGTGCAGACATCACTGAAGCTGCTTTATGGACCGACTCTCACGGGGATATATTTATTCGTCATGGAGACCTGGGTCGATTTGATGAGGACGGGTTTTTAACGCTCCACGGGCGCTCCAAGGATATGATTATAAGTGGTGGGTTTAACATTTATCCACCCGACATCGAATCAATAATTCGGCAACACCCAGCTGTCGAGGACTGCGCTGTTATTGGTGTACCTAGTGATGTTTGGGGAGAAACGCCATTTGCTTTTTTTGTTCTAAAAAACACAGTGATTGATTCGTTGAGTCTTATCGAGTGGGTTAACGCGAAAGTAGGTAAAACACAGCGCCTGTCTGGAGGGGAGGTTATCGATGAACTGCCGATCAGTCCGATAGGTAAAGTACTCAAACGTGCGTTACGCGAGCGCTATACAGCGCGTGTGATTTCAAGCAAAGGAGTTTGA
- a CDS encoding acetyl-CoA C-acyltransferase: protein MREAVIVSTARTPIGKAYRGAFNATPSATLAGHAIKHAVLRAGIEGGEVEDVIMGCSLQQGVSGLNIGRLASLRAGLPVQVSGMSIDRQCGSGLMAIATAAKQIIVDGVTIAVAGGVESISMVQNEHLRIEPDMELFAIKKTVYMQMVETADIVARRYGISRDECDEYALLSQIRTSAAQKSNLFDDEIVPFTSMMAYRDIETGDVSYKEVFLQRDEGNRPNTTLESLQGLYPVSGPGKNVTAGNASQLSDGASALVLMERLEAERRGLQPLGRYVGMAVAGLEPDEMGIGPVFAIPKLLSLNGLKMDDIGLWELNEAFAVQVLYCRERLGIPADKLNVNGGAISIGHPYGMSGARMTGHALIEGHRRGVKYAVVTMCIGGGMGAAGLFEIF from the coding sequence ATGCGCGAAGCCGTCATTGTGTCGACCGCTCGAACTCCAATCGGTAAGGCCTATCGAGGCGCTTTCAACGCAACGCCTTCTGCGACCTTGGCAGGGCATGCGATCAAGCACGCTGTGTTAAGAGCCGGTATTGAGGGTGGGGAAGTAGAAGACGTCATTATGGGATGTTCATTGCAACAGGGCGTTTCAGGCTTGAATATTGGTCGTCTTGCTTCCCTCAGGGCAGGTTTGCCAGTTCAAGTTTCCGGAATGTCTATTGATCGTCAGTGTGGTTCTGGCCTTATGGCGATCGCGACTGCTGCAAAACAGATTATTGTTGACGGAGTTACGATAGCAGTTGCCGGCGGTGTCGAGTCCATCTCCATGGTACAAAATGAACATCTGCGAATAGAACCAGATATGGAGCTTTTTGCGATAAAAAAGACCGTGTACATGCAGATGGTCGAGACTGCGGATATCGTTGCCAGGCGGTATGGTATTAGCAGAGATGAATGCGATGAGTACGCTCTTCTATCGCAAATACGGACTTCGGCAGCTCAGAAAAGTAATTTATTTGACGACGAGATTGTGCCCTTCACCTCCATGATGGCGTACCGAGACATTGAGACGGGCGATGTGTCCTACAAGGAAGTCTTTCTTCAGAGAGACGAAGGCAATCGACCCAACACTACGTTGGAAAGTCTCCAGGGGCTCTACCCTGTTAGCGGACCGGGGAAGAACGTTACTGCCGGAAATGCAAGCCAGCTCTCGGACGGGGCTAGCGCACTTGTACTGATGGAGAGACTCGAGGCTGAGCGCAGAGGCCTACAGCCGTTGGGGCGTTATGTGGGAATGGCAGTCGCTGGGTTGGAACCCGATGAGATGGGAATAGGGCCCGTTTTTGCCATACCAAAGCTATTGAGCCTCAACGGTTTGAAGATGGATGACATCGGCTTGTGGGAGCTTAATGAAGCATTCGCAGTACAAGTGTTGTATTGCCGCGAAAGACTAGGTATTCCGGCAGATAAACTTAATGTTAATGGAGGCGCTATTTCAATTGGCCATCCGTACGGAATGTCGGGCGCAAGAATGACCGGCCATGCATTGATTGAAGGGCATCGTCGTGGTGTTAAATACGCGGTAGTTACAATGTGTATTGGCGGTGGCATGGGAGCGGCTGGTTTGTTCGAGATTTTTTAG
- a CDS encoding alpha/beta hydrolase, with translation MLKQNNKLKRVSLFLYFARIFLGWKWKVIRDSGSVSGLVANRQYPSAAEIPSQLRSTCVVDEWEFDGQKVLTLTPKYSHVRSGRIIYLHGGAYIYPLRKSHWDIIAALIDVTGFSVTVPFYALAPENDARRGTSLIDNVYERVLAKWPGERIIVAGDSAGGNFALTLAIRRRDAGLALPDRLILFSPWLDLGLRDERVYALEDKDIMLRVDALRECGKWWAGSEDPSSAHMSPLYAHLSGLPPISLFQGDHDIFVIDARTFSAKATFAGVELVYEEYPGAFHVFVAATFTREAKHAFQSIAASVKTMRGVQL, from the coding sequence ATGCTGAAGCAAAATAATAAGCTTAAACGAGTAAGTCTTTTCCTTTACTTTGCGCGCATTTTTTTAGGCTGGAAATGGAAAGTCATTCGCGATTCGGGCAGTGTTTCTGGGCTCGTTGCGAATCGCCAGTATCCGAGTGCCGCGGAAATACCCTCACAGCTACGTTCAACGTGCGTTGTGGACGAGTGGGAGTTTGACGGGCAAAAAGTGCTTACGCTCACGCCCAAGTACTCGCATGTCAGGAGCGGGCGTATTATCTACTTGCACGGAGGTGCGTATATATATCCATTGAGAAAATCTCATTGGGATATTATAGCGGCGCTCATTGATGTTACTGGATTCAGTGTTACCGTGCCGTTTTATGCCCTTGCGCCCGAAAATGACGCTCGTAGGGGAACATCGTTAATTGATAATGTTTATGAGAGAGTGTTAGCGAAATGGCCTGGCGAGCGCATTATTGTCGCGGGCGATAGTGCGGGTGGAAATTTTGCGTTAACGCTTGCCATAAGACGGCGTGATGCTGGGCTTGCATTGCCTGACAGACTTATCCTATTTTCGCCTTGGCTGGATCTTGGTCTAAGGGACGAGCGCGTTTATGCGTTAGAGGATAAGGATATTATGTTGAGGGTCGATGCATTGCGAGAGTGCGGTAAATGGTGGGCAGGGTCTGAAGATCCATCCTCTGCGCATATGAGTCCTTTATATGCGCATCTTTCAGGGTTGCCGCCCATTAGCCTGTTTCAGGGGGATCACGATATATTTGTGATTGATGCACGGACGTTTTCTGCAAAAGCGACTTTTGCCGGTGTGGAATTAGTGTATGAAGAGTACCCCGGTGCTTTTCATGTTTTCGTGGCCGCTACCTTTACACGAGAAGCAAAACACGCGTTTCAGAGCATCGCAGCTTCCGTTAAAACAATGCGCGGCGTTCAGTTATAA